The DNA sequence GTCAAAAAGAATGGACTGATCTCCTTAAGCACTATTTAAATAaggaaaagcaaacagaaaactccagccgagtcacaagtattctactcacaatcaacttttatttgatgtttatggTCATCGAATTACATCGAATACCAGCAGCGATCAACTCAGTAGATTGTGATACGCTGATCTGAGTCTGGGAGGAATTCTCTTATTGCATTGATGTTGGCCGTGCTGCAGTTGAACACTTgtaagacaggaaataaaagctgattgTGAGTGGAATACTTGTGACTTGACTGGAGTTTTCGATTGCTTTACCCCATTAAAATACTGCGTAATCGAATCGGTTCATTCTTTCTAAATAACCCTGTATATTAACTCAaggtgggaggaaaaaaaaccacATCCAGCACAGATCTCCCTCTCCAAGAGTGGACGTACCTTAAGCAGTCCAGGCAGCTCTTTCTGCAACAAAGTCTTGGCTTCAGCGTTGGTTAATGTGTCCGGTTTTCCTTCGCCAGCTGCATAAGTATCAAAAGTCTTCATCAGGATGGCCATGGCTGTCTCTAGCTGCGTCATGGTTGAAGCTCAGTGGGTGGATGGTacgaaaaaagagagaaaaatggaaGAGCAGGTCGACACAGCAGGAGAAGTGAACAAAGAGAGAGACGACTCTTTTTATACCTTTTGTGAAATGGGCTTGGAAGCAGAGATCTAAAGGTCAGGTAATACTCTCCTGTTTGAGAGAGGTGGTAGCTCCAACTGTGTCAACAGAACCCTGATCGCACAACGCCCATTGTACACATCATCTGAAAGGCCATAGACAGCTTTAGTCATCTTTTTATTGATGTAAGGGAAGGGCTTCCCCCGCAAAGGCAGTTGATTctctgatttgtttaatttgattCAGTGTAAATCCTAATTGTTTCATTGTGCAATCTGAAATACTAATCTTGTactgattgttttgtgtgtcttcagtAAATGTTGttggtggttgtgtgtgtgtttccacatAGGACTGGAATTGGACGCCAACGGGAAAGTTATGACAAGTTAGAAAAGCGCATGACAGTGCTCGTGTGATTTTGTTCTCTCATCGGCCTGACTTCCTGGAAATGCAGGTCTTTTGTGAGGTATCCTGCACCGAAGCATCACTTTGGCCACATCAAACACAACGAGCCATGAACATGATGTGAAGCAACATTTTGCATCTGCAATAAATTACAGCAATTAGATGCCACATTAGACTGTAAATGGTACATTACAGAAGGGCTTAAAGACTATAAAAGTAAATGTGAGCACCTGAGTCGTGTTTTAGGACTTTAATTTATGTGCATCATATCTAAAACCAACATCTTATATCACCCACTGCACTGATGTTGTGAGCTGTATAAACAGAGGTGTAAGTTTGCAAGAACGTACAGTCCCGTACGAAAGTGTGAGAAAATGGCAGTCATGTGCACAGTGGTTAACACCTTTTGCAGGCCATGTCATCAAGTATGCAGCTGGTATGGAGGTCAAAGTCAGTGCTCTGAAAGGTTTGCCTGTCCCTACAGCTGTGGGAGTGTCTCTGTAGCCTTTAACACTCTTTATCCGTTACAAACCGGATGAATCATTGGGTCAAGTTTCTCCCTGTTTGGAAATACTACTGCAATTAATAGATGCCTATCAGTCTGGCACACCTGATATGATGTTGTCACAACTCTAAATAAATCATCATGTTGACACTAAAAGTCAACTTGTTGCGTAGGTTTTAGTATCATGTATTGCAAATGCTCATTACTTAACATAAAAGAGGTTAAAGGGCCCCTctctatataaatatatatcgTTGGTCAGTAGTTTTATAGTGCTTGAGGAGAGCTGTAggagagctggtgtgctcggGCTGCagcaaattatgaaaaaataccaatttAGAGGTGGTGTGGAGTTGCACCCAAGTCATTTTAAAGCATGAAGTACAGAAAAGTAAACTTCCAAATAGCCTTTGTGACTCTGTTTAacacagatgagtttttaggaagCAGTTAGCAACCCATAAACTCTTCAAGGTTATTTTTAGATCTATTTTCTAGTAGCATGATTTTTGCCCAGACtttatgtgtatatttataaTTACATGTTCTGCCCAGATAAATTTTTAAATCCAATATTTACACAGTGACTGTACTTACTATACCAGCGAGCATAACAGAAAAAAGTAGTATAAAATTAGGTGTCACAGTTTTTGAAATGGTGTATTAGCTAACATAGTCTCGACTCAGATGGACATTTTGATCATTCTGGGCTCAAAATAAGCATcttttggtggcaaaaaaagtatttttccaTGTATAGATACTGTATGACAATGTGGTAGTTGCTAACAGATTAGCTTTGTGCAGTTGCAGCTTCACTTTCAGGCTTTTGGGATGCTAAAGACGTAAAAGTATGTAGCCCACGGTAAGCTAACATATTAGCGAACTAACTGAACAGAAGTGCgtaatgaaaacatttaagtCTTCACACAAACTGTACTGTCCATTTTTAGAGAAGTAAGAAACATTAATGCAATTAGCTGTCCTGAAGGGTGTGAATAACTGCATATGCGCTCTTCCTAAACTTCctcattcattttgtgtttaattctgttttcagtaGCCTCATGCTAACGGTGTTTTACCAACAAGGGCTggaaatttcagaaaattaacACTTAACTTGAGATCTTAGTCAGGTTTGATAATTGTTCTATTGGAAATCGCCTTTGTGAAGTTCAACCacactagaaaaaaaacattacacttGCAGGCAATTTGCAGGCTGGCAGCACCCGTGAatgtggtcaaaaatgacatagGATCTGGATTTGTGAAAAGATTACTTCTATTTTTGCAGTACACTAACAATTACTTGCCTcagaatgaataaatacatcTTAGCTGTGATGTCAAAGGACCTCAGCCAAGCTAGGTCCAGTTtaacaacaagaaaaatgaattcTGACAGTAGTTTAGTCTCTGAGGATGTGAAAATTGTAGATTCAACCACATGTGATAGATCACAGCTTTATAATTTTATGCCTGCTAGGTGTTAGCCAGAAACAGCAGAGTGATAGTGTGACTGTTTGCACCACAAGAACCAAACCTGCTATTAGTCTCACAAGTCCTGGCCTGAAGAACTCGACACAACCTCACAAATGAATGCAGTTTCTTGTTGCAGATGCAGCAGTAAAACTAGACCAGGACCAAAATCTAGGTGTgttgtgaggaaaaatgtggacTGGAGTTTGTGTAACCTGAACAACACATTAATTCCTCGTGATAAATGATAGATTTTCTGCATCACAGCCACTCAAACTCACCATCTTCTACTATTGCACAATGCACTGGGCCTCTATGTGATGTAAAAAGACAATGACGACTTTCCAAATGATCATTTACAAGAAATATTATGTTAAACATCAACATCAAATTGCAAGTTGCTCTCTCCTTTGCAGGACTTTACTAGACAGCATAAAGGATCTCTGGAAAGTCCAGAGGTGGTATGCTGTACCCCCACGCTGATGGTAACGATGCTTATCCACCAAAGACAGGAAGTGATGCATCACTGATAATTTCCCATCCTTTCCTCACCATTTGTCACTTTCAAAGCTGTATCTTACTATTAATAAGCCTGCTCAAAGTATTAACAATCATACTGAGTTGTTTTCATTAACTATAGATggtgaaaatagcaaaaaaccAACCCAGAAGTTAGAATAATCTCCCTCAATTAACAATAACAAAGAGCCAGTGTTACCTGAAGGACCCATGTATTTAAAATGCGTCTTCCTGCATAGCTTTATTGCTatttaacttttattaaaaacagGTAGCAAACTCACCCACACACCTACAAtactcaaatcaaatcaacaacCTCTCATCAGCACatttaacagtgaaaatttGAGATGCGTGAAGATAATGATCGTAGCACATGGTCTCAGTAAAAATCGTCTCATCAAACGTCTACTTTGTGCAAGACTTCGACCGTCACAGGCGCTCTTTTCACTTCCTGTCATTGACCTATTGCCGCGACCCAGCAACACCACACTTTCCACCCGGCGTCCTTTTTATTGCGATGTGAAGTCATTGTGAAACCTGCACCTTTCCTGCAGAATCAATACCACTCACGAGCATGGACCACTGACTATCTGATAGAGTCACAACACTTTAGCCTGATACAAGAAGTGCAAACAGATGGATATGATTCAGTTTATTgaagaatataaaatatttacaatcatataaaaacatttacataacTCAGTGATGAATGTACATTATATACATGTTGAAATGTGAAGGCAGATCCTCATTCTTCTCCTTTGGTTTCTGCATGCTGAAAGTATTCCACAGATTCATAAACAGGTACCTGACactgaaagagacaaagaaatggATGCATTAGATTATCACAGTTAATGTTGTCTAATGTGCACAACATGAAAAAGAGTAGGTGTGAGAAATATGCACTCATTTTGCAATTATTTAGAAACAGGATGTCAGCTGTATTTTTGTAGTCACAAACCTGTTAACCCTGtaaaaacccactgttgcaaaaatgcaacagttttatattttgaatttctacatttctgtttttttctgtcaagatggggtgctgagtgtacattaatgagaagtaaaatgaacttttttgattttggcaaatggctgcaatgacacagagagtgaaaaatttcaaggggtctgaatactttccgtacccactgtgtATAtctatatagatagatagatagatcgatagatactgtggatagatagatatgtaTATCGATAGATATAGATAATATGCTATTTTTCTCTATCTctatatttattctatttttatttggaaattttCTTCTGTATTTGGGTCTCGGGTTAAACTGGCTTAAAATACAAGCAAGACTATATAAAACTGCTCTTTAGGATTGTGCAGTACTGTAGGTGTTCTCTCCACTAAACAGTAGCAGGATCatatcaaaatgtgttttatttctttcccATCTGATCCTTCCTCACCACTCTGAACCCTGGCTGCTACTCCTACTCACCCACTGAGAGGAGCCTCTTGAGGAGCTGGTGCTGTGCTTGTCCATCTCTGCCTCCTCAGAGTCGACGTGGGGAACCTCGTAGATCACCCTGGCTGCTTGggctgaacacaaacagacacatattCACATTAATAACAAGACTGTTGTATAAAATGATCATGGCAGTCTCTCCTGTCAGTCTCTACTACTGCTTACCTCTATCACTAGTTCTActgttactactactactgcaaaGATGTTACTAATACTCCACCCTATGTTCTATATTCTCCTTTCAAGGTCACTGATTGCTAACAGACAGGGACAAAGAGTTGCACCAGGGTTTGATTGAGACGAGTATTGCTTTGTTTCCACTGAAGCTCTCATGTCACCACACTTTCTTGGCTTGTATCACAAACATCCTGTTGACATAACTCCATTACTCGTCATACTCTGCATCTTGTCTGCGGTGTGCCACAAGGTTCAATACTTGGTCCCCTACATTTTTCACTAAAATGCAACCCTGTGATTAAATTAGTGACCCTATTGCATTTATCTGTTCTCTAGAGGTC is a window from the Acanthochromis polyacanthus isolate Apoly-LR-REF ecotype Palm Island chromosome 23, KAUST_Apoly_ChrSc, whole genome shotgun sequence genome containing:
- the LOC127532420 gene encoding protein S100-P-like isoform X1, yielding MTQLETAMAILMKTFDTYAAGEGKPDTLTNAEAKTLLQKELPGLLKNAKNQDAVDKMLKGLDVNGDSEIDFSEFVILVASLTCACHDRSKK
- the LOC127532420 gene encoding protein S100-P-like isoform X3, giving the protein MTQLETAMAILMKTFDTYAAGEGKPDTLTNAEAKTLLQKELPGLLKNAKNQDEVDKMLKGLDVNGDSEIDFSEFVILVASLTCACHDRSKK